From a region of the Agromyces ramosus genome:
- the zapE gene encoding cell division protein ZapE produces MTSGSTHALIHLVGRNPTITGAEIASELSPPPQFERASFESYRPDPDFPSQQAALDGLGEFAAAWRAQRPGGFFSRNRKPKSELPGVYLDGGFGVGKTHLLAALWHVAPGPKYFGTFIEYTALVGALGYAQAVKLLTGARLISIDEFELDDPGDTMLMTRFLGELMASGTRVAATSNTPPNALGEGRFAAADFLREIHALSSNFETLRIDGLDYRRRDTEGHAEALPTDAGVVHTAEALASRGHRVSLDGFDELIAHLATVHPSKYIKLIDDVEYIALEGVHELTDQNAALRLVAFIDRVYDAEVPIIASGTPLDQVFAADMMAGGYRKKYLRAMSRMIALTTGELPPHD; encoded by the coding sequence ATGACCTCGGGATCGACCCATGCTCTCATTCATCTCGTCGGCCGGAATCCCACGATCACCGGTGCCGAGATCGCTTCGGAGCTCTCGCCGCCGCCGCAGTTCGAGCGTGCGTCGTTCGAGTCGTACCGGCCCGACCCCGACTTCCCGTCGCAGCAGGCCGCCCTCGACGGACTCGGCGAGTTCGCCGCAGCGTGGCGGGCGCAACGCCCCGGCGGGTTCTTCTCACGCAACCGGAAGCCGAAGTCCGAGTTGCCGGGCGTCTACCTCGACGGCGGCTTCGGCGTGGGCAAGACCCACCTGCTCGCCGCCCTCTGGCACGTCGCACCCGGCCCGAAGTACTTCGGCACGTTCATCGAGTACACGGCTCTCGTCGGCGCCCTCGGGTACGCGCAGGCCGTCAAGCTGCTGACCGGTGCTCGACTCATCTCCATCGACGAGTTCGAGCTCGACGATCCCGGTGACACGATGTTGATGACGAGGTTCCTCGGCGAGCTCATGGCGAGCGGAACGCGAGTCGCCGCGACCTCGAACACGCCCCCGAACGCGCTCGGCGAGGGCCGGTTCGCCGCCGCCGACTTCCTCCGCGAGATCCACGCGCTCTCCTCGAACTTCGAGACGCTGCGCATCGACGGCCTCGACTACCGCCGCCGCGACACCGAGGGCCATGCAGAGGCCCTCCCGACCGACGCCGGCGTGGTGCACACGGCCGAGGCGCTCGCCTCACGCGGCCATCGGGTGTCGCTCGACGGGTTCGATGAGCTGATCGCGCATCTCGCCACGGTGCATCCGTCGAAGTACATCAAACTCATCGACGACGTCGAGTACATCGCCCTCGAGGGCGTGCACGAGCTCACCGACCAGAACGCCGCGCTGCGGCTCGTCGCGTTCATCGACCGTGTGTACGACGCCGAGGTGCCGATCATCGCGAGCGGCACGCCGCTCGACCAGGTGTTCGCCGCCGACATGATGGCCGGCGGCTACCGCAAGAAGTACCTGCGGGCGATGTCGCGCATGATCGCGCTCACGACGGGTGAGCTGCCGCCGCACGACTGA
- a CDS encoding sulfurtransferase, whose product MSAEFDTAAKFAEYAHPERLVTTEWLAEHLGEPGLVVVESDEDVLLYETGHIPGAVKIDWHTDLNDPVVRDYVNGEQFAALLGSKGIARDTTVVIYGDKNNWWAAYALWVFTLFGHDDVRLLDGGRDLWIAEGRDVTTDAPEVTPVEYPVVERDDRVVRAFKEDVLAHLGNPLVDVRSPEEYSGERTTAPAYPEEGALRAGHIPTAASVPWARAAASDGTFKTREELDAIYRGEVGLEDGDDIIAYCRIGERSSHTWFVLNHLLGFEKVRNYDGSWTEWGSAVRVPIVTGPERGEVPAR is encoded by the coding sequence ATGTCCGCCGAGTTCGACACAGCAGCGAAGTTCGCCGAGTACGCGCATCCCGAGCGTCTCGTCACCACCGAATGGCTCGCCGAGCACCTCGGTGAACCGGGGCTCGTCGTCGTCGAATCCGATGAAGACGTGCTGCTCTACGAGACCGGTCACATCCCGGGTGCCGTCAAGATCGACTGGCACACCGACCTCAACGACCCCGTCGTGCGCGACTACGTGAACGGCGAGCAGTTCGCCGCGCTCCTCGGCTCGAAGGGCATCGCCCGCGACACCACCGTCGTGATCTACGGCGACAAGAACAACTGGTGGGCCGCATACGCCCTCTGGGTCTTCACGCTCTTCGGCCACGACGACGTGCGGCTCCTCGACGGCGGTCGCGACCTCTGGATCGCCGAGGGCCGCGACGTGACGACGGATGCCCCGGAGGTCACGCCGGTCGAGTACCCCGTCGTCGAACGCGACGACCGCGTCGTGCGTGCCTTCAAGGAGGACGTGCTCGCCCACCTCGGCAACCCGCTCGTCGACGTCCGCTCCCCCGAGGAGTACAGCGGCGAGCGCACCACGGCGCCCGCCTACCCCGAAGAGGGTGCCCTCCGCGCCGGCCACATCCCGACCGCGGCATCCGTGCCCTGGGCCCGCGCTGCGGCATCCGACGGCACGTTCAAGACGCGTGAGGAGCTCGACGCGATCTACCGCGGCGAGGTCGGCCTCGAAGACGGCGACGACATCATCGCCTACTGCCGGATCGGCGAGCGTTCGAGCCACACGTGGTTCGTGCTCAACCACCTCCTGGGCTTCGAGAAGGTGCGCAACTACGACGGCTCGTGGACCGAGTGGGGCAGTGCCGTGCGCGTGCCGATCGTCACCGGCCCCGAGCGCGGCGAGGTTCCCGCCCGCTGA
- a CDS encoding SufE family protein, with protein MDATTLPAKLAETREDFLALGVKDRLQLLLEFSNELPPLPERYAEHPDLLERVEECQSPVFMFVEVDDDGLVHLYATAPAESPTTRGFASILAQGLDGLTVQQVLDVPADYPQSLGLAEAVSPLRVRGMTGMLARTKRQLRERIAA; from the coding sequence ATGGACGCGACGACCCTGCCCGCCAAACTCGCCGAGACGCGCGAGGACTTCCTCGCGCTCGGCGTGAAAGACCGCCTGCAGCTGCTGCTCGAGTTCTCGAACGAGCTCCCGCCGCTGCCCGAGCGCTACGCCGAGCACCCCGACCTCCTCGAGCGCGTCGAGGAGTGCCAGTCGCCGGTGTTCATGTTCGTCGAGGTCGATGACGACGGGCTCGTGCACCTCTACGCGACGGCCCCGGCGGAGTCGCCGACGACGCGCGGCTTCGCCTCGATCCTCGCGCAGGGCCTCGACGGACTGACCGTGCAGCAAGTGCTCGACGTCCCCGCCGACTACCCGCAGTCGCTCGGGCTCGCCGAGGCGGTGTCGCCCCTCCGGGTGCGCGGCATGACCGGCATGCTCGCCCGCACGAAGCGGCAGCTGCGCGAGCGCATCGCCGCCTGA
- a CDS encoding alpha/beta hydrolase family protein, with translation MHRRNGSAEAIGIAAIAIGLVAATVVVVAGATAAVTVHFARKVVTPVRKREEDVRIIGVDLAGEQITLAASEESRMAGRYGFWFDRDSGHARLGEVIEADDRTVRRRIESVDFGRLDRAVRGRMNGWYHLGPWELDFPYENVLVETALGPAPAWVVRTDEPSARWVIQVHGRGAQRTEGLRAVPSTREAGWNTLLISYRNDGEAPESEDRRYGLGGTEWADVVAAVDFAVEHGAEQIVLMGWSMGGMISLQAVLRSSRVRERLVGVILDSPAIDWVDILRSQGRAYGFPDELGDAVSRLLGGPFGGGLTGIAAPISVEELDPVVRADEFIVPILLMHSVDDGFVPIDGSRRFAEARPDLIEFEVFDEARHTKLWNHDPVRWNGLVRGWLERRADGVDRLGDEAEIVG, from the coding sequence ATGCATCGACGGAACGGTTCAGCCGAGGCGATCGGCATCGCGGCGATCGCGATCGGGCTCGTCGCCGCGACGGTCGTCGTCGTCGCCGGTGCGACGGCGGCGGTGACCGTGCACTTCGCCAGGAAGGTCGTCACTCCGGTCCGCAAGCGCGAGGAAGACGTGCGGATCATCGGCGTCGACCTCGCCGGCGAGCAGATCACCCTCGCGGCATCCGAGGAGTCCCGCATGGCCGGCCGGTACGGGTTCTGGTTCGACCGGGACTCGGGACATGCCAGGCTCGGCGAGGTCATCGAGGCCGACGACCGCACCGTGCGTCGTCGAATCGAGTCGGTCGATTTCGGTCGCCTCGATCGAGCGGTGCGCGGGCGCATGAACGGCTGGTACCACCTCGGGCCCTGGGAGCTCGACTTCCCCTATGAGAACGTGCTCGTCGAGACCGCGCTGGGCCCGGCGCCCGCCTGGGTCGTGCGCACCGACGAACCCTCCGCACGGTGGGTGATCCAAGTGCACGGTCGCGGCGCGCAGCGCACCGAAGGGCTGCGCGCCGTGCCGTCGACGCGGGAGGCGGGCTGGAACACCCTGCTCATCTCCTATCGCAACGACGGCGAGGCGCCCGAGAGCGAGGATCGCCGGTACGGCCTCGGCGGCACCGAATGGGCCGACGTGGTCGCCGCCGTGGACTTCGCCGTCGAGCACGGCGCTGAGCAGATCGTGCTCATGGGCTGGTCGATGGGCGGCATGATCTCGCTGCAGGCGGTGCTGCGGTCGTCGCGAGTACGCGAGCGGCTCGTCGGGGTCATCCTCGACTCCCCGGCCATCGACTGGGTCGACATCCTCCGCTCACAGGGGCGGGCCTACGGCTTCCCCGATGAGCTCGGCGATGCGGTGTCCCGCCTCCTCGGAGGCCCGTTCGGCGGCGGCCTCACGGGCATCGCCGCCCCGATCAGCGTCGAGGAGCTCGATCCGGTGGTGCGCGCCGACGAGTTCATCGTGCCGATCCTGCTGATGCACAGCGTCGACGACGGGTTCGTGCCGATCGACGGCTCACGACGATTCGCCGAGGCCCGCCCCGACCTCATCGAGTTCGAGGTCTTCGACGAGGCCAGGCACACGAAGCTCTGGAACCACGACCCGGTGCGGTGGAACGGGCTCGTGCGCGGCTGGCTCGAACGGCGCGCCGATGGCGTCGACCGTCTGGGCGACGAGGCGGAGATCGTCGGCTGA
- a CDS encoding DUF3000 domain-containing protein: protein MPDSATQPPPEFEAALDSLRAAAPRAELTVTEIPAPAALAPYAVALSADVSPSAHGDDSDLGTGRFVLLYDPSEPEAWGGRFRVVCFAQAPLETDIGLDPFLADVAWSWLVDALDTRGAHYMAASGTATKILSTGFGELARQGDGAQIELRASWTPLDANIGPHVEGWGELLCMLAGLPPRSEGVTALPRRRTNRG, encoded by the coding sequence GTGCCCGACTCTGCGACTCAGCCGCCACCCGAGTTCGAGGCCGCACTCGACTCGCTGCGTGCGGCCGCACCGCGTGCGGAGCTCACCGTCACCGAGATACCGGCGCCCGCAGCGCTCGCTCCGTATGCGGTGGCGCTCTCGGCGGATGTCTCGCCGAGCGCCCACGGCGACGACTCCGATCTCGGCACCGGCCGGTTCGTACTGCTGTACGACCCGAGCGAACCCGAGGCATGGGGCGGTCGCTTCCGTGTGGTCTGCTTCGCGCAGGCGCCGCTCGAGACCGACATCGGGCTCGACCCCTTCCTCGCCGATGTCGCGTGGTCGTGGCTCGTCGACGCCCTCGACACGCGGGGCGCGCACTACATGGCGGCCTCGGGTACCGCGACCAAGATCCTCTCGACGGGATTCGGTGAACTCGCCCGCCAGGGTGACGGTGCGCAGATCGAGCTGCGCGCCTCCTGGACCCCGCTCGACGCGAATATCGGCCCCCATGTGGAAGGCTGGGGCGAGTTGTTGTGCATGCTCGCAGGACTCCCGCCCCGGTCAGAGGGGGTGACGGCCCTGCCCCGACGGAGGACGAATCGTGGATGA
- a CDS encoding HRDC domain-containing protein yields the protein MDEYRVIESPAAFDDAVARLIGGEGPIAVDAERASGFRYSQRAYLIQMFRRGAGTFLFDPPQIPDFSALQDAIHGDEWVLHAASQDLACLREVGLDPERIFDTELAARLLGMPRVGLGSVVEELLDIKLAKEHSASDWSTRPLPQSWLKYAALDVELLVDVRDRLAERLVETGKVEIAAQEFEAVLHREAKPPAAEPWRRLSGIHAFRSPRNLAVARELWLARDALATELDTAPGRLVPDASLLAAAKAMPSTRRALADLREFNGRASRSELDRWWNAIERGLTTTDLPAVRVPSDAPPPPRAWAARHPEADARLRLARAAIVEVAEQYDMPVENLLTPDHLRRVAWSPPAEATAEAIRAELTALGARPWQIEATSQTIADAFVEASQSVQDATTSPS from the coding sequence GTGGATGAATACCGGGTGATCGAGTCGCCCGCCGCGTTCGACGATGCCGTCGCGCGCCTCATCGGCGGTGAGGGTCCCATCGCGGTCGACGCCGAGCGCGCGAGCGGGTTCCGCTACTCGCAGCGGGCGTACCTGATCCAGATGTTTCGCCGCGGTGCGGGCACGTTCCTGTTCGACCCGCCCCAGATCCCCGATTTCTCGGCCCTCCAAGACGCCATCCACGGCGACGAGTGGGTCCTCCACGCTGCGAGCCAAGACCTCGCATGCCTCCGCGAGGTCGGCCTCGACCCCGAGCGCATCTTCGACACCGAGCTCGCCGCGAGACTGCTCGGGATGCCCCGAGTCGGCCTCGGGTCGGTCGTCGAGGAGCTCCTCGACATCAAGCTCGCGAAGGAGCACTCGGCGTCCGACTGGTCGACTCGCCCGCTCCCCCAGTCGTGGCTGAAGTACGCCGCGCTCGACGTCGAGCTCCTCGTCGATGTGCGCGACCGCCTCGCCGAGCGCCTCGTCGAGACCGGCAAGGTCGAGATCGCCGCGCAGGAGTTCGAGGCGGTCCTGCACCGCGAGGCGAAGCCGCCGGCAGCCGAGCCATGGCGCCGCCTCTCGGGCATCCACGCGTTTCGCAGCCCGCGCAACCTCGCCGTGGCACGTGAGCTCTGGCTGGCGCGCGACGCGCTCGCGACCGAACTCGACACCGCGCCGGGCCGCCTCGTCCCCGATGCATCATTGCTGGCCGCGGCGAAGGCCATGCCGTCCACCCGGCGTGCACTTGCCGATCTCCGCGAGTTCAACGGCCGCGCGAGCCGTTCCGAGCTCGACCGCTGGTGGAACGCGATCGAACGCGGCCTGACCACGACCGACCTGCCAGCCGTGCGGGTGCCGAGCGATGCGCCGCCGCCACCGCGTGCGTGGGCGGCCCGTCACCCAGAGGCCGACGCACGGCTCCGGCTCGCGCGAGCCGCGATCGTCGAGGTCGCCGAGCAGTACGACATGCCCGTCGAGAATCTCCTCACGCCCGACCACCTGCGGCGCGTCGCGTGGTCGCCGCCTGCGGAGGCGACCGCCGAGGCGATCAGGGCCGAGCTCACCGCCCTCGGTGCACGCCCATGGCAGATTGAGGCAACCTCACAGACAATCGCCGATGCCTTTGTGGAGGCATCACAATCCGTGCAGGATGCCACGACCAGCCCTTCGTAG
- a CDS encoding thiolase family protein has product MADQAEVVFVDGVRTPFGKAGDKGMYWNTRADDLVVKAIVGLLERNPNVPKDRIDDVAIAATTQTGDQGLTLGRTAAILAGLPKTVPGFSIDRMCAGAMTAAAMMSGSIGFGMYDLAIAGGVEHMGHHPMGSGVDPNPRFLSEKLVGEDALVMGATAERIHDRFPQLTKERSDRYALASQQKTAAAYAAGKIQQDLVPVAIRTEEGWGLATRDEVMRPETTLEGLAALKTPFRPHGRITAGNASGLNDGATAAILASGAAAKELGLTPKMKLVSFAFAGVDPEIMGIGPIPATEKALRKAGLTIDDIDLFEMNEAFAVQVLSFLDHYGIADDDPRVNPWGGAIAVGHPLASSGVRLMNQLATQFTERPDVRYGITSMCVGLGQGGTMIWENPNFNKKAKKA; this is encoded by the coding sequence GTGGCTGATCAAGCTGAAGTCGTGTTCGTCGATGGGGTCCGCACCCCATTCGGCAAGGCCGGCGACAAGGGCATGTACTGGAACACCAGGGCCGACGATCTCGTCGTCAAGGCGATCGTCGGGCTCCTCGAGCGCAACCCGAACGTGCCGAAGGACCGCATCGACGACGTCGCCATCGCGGCGACGACGCAGACGGGCGACCAGGGGCTGACGCTCGGCCGCACCGCCGCGATCCTCGCGGGCCTGCCCAAGACGGTGCCGGGCTTCTCGATCGACCGCATGTGCGCCGGCGCGATGACCGCCGCGGCGATGATGTCCGGCTCGATCGGCTTCGGCATGTACGACCTCGCGATCGCCGGCGGAGTCGAGCACATGGGCCACCACCCCATGGGTTCCGGCGTCGACCCGAACCCGCGCTTCCTCAGCGAGAAGCTCGTCGGCGAAGACGCCCTCGTGATGGGTGCCACCGCCGAGCGCATCCACGACCGCTTCCCGCAGCTCACGAAGGAGCGCAGCGACCGCTACGCCCTCGCCAGCCAGCAGAAGACCGCTGCCGCCTACGCGGCGGGCAAGATCCAGCAGGACCTGGTGCCGGTCGCGATCCGCACCGAAGAGGGTTGGGGCCTCGCCACCCGCGACGAGGTCATGCGGCCCGAGACGACCCTCGAGGGCCTCGCCGCGCTGAAGACCCCGTTCCGGCCCCACGGCCGCATCACGGCCGGCAATGCGTCCGGCCTGAACGATGGCGCGACCGCGGCCATCCTGGCGTCGGGCGCCGCAGCGAAAGAGCTCGGCCTCACGCCGAAGATGAAGCTCGTGAGCTTCGCCTTCGCCGGCGTCGATCCCGAGATCATGGGCATCGGGCCGATTCCCGCGACCGAGAAGGCACTACGCAAGGCGGGCCTCACGATCGACGACATCGACCTGTTCGAGATGAACGAGGCGTTCGCCGTGCAGGTGCTCTCCTTCCTCGATCACTACGGCATCGCCGACGACGACCCGCGCGTGAATCCCTGGGGCGGCGCAATCGCGGTGGGCCACCCGCTCGCATCCTCGGGTGTTCGCCTCATGAACCAGCTCGCGACCCAGTTCACCGAGCGCCCCGACGTGCGGTACGGCATCACGAGCATGTGCGTCGGCCTCGGCCAGGGCGGCACCATGATCTGGGAGAACCCGAACTTCAACAAGAAGGCGAAGAAGGCCTGA
- a CDS encoding 3-hydroxyacyl-CoA dehydrogenase NAD-binding domain-containing protein gives MTDYTTIDFGSLLSLADDEVVTHSYVRDVPISDGKTLALVTLDNGRDHTRPNTLGPVTLLEYAKTLDALKERAVAGEIHAVAITGKPFILAAGADLSKVAEVPDRDTARKFGQLGHHALGKASELGVPSFVFINGLALGGGLEIALNADYRTVDASVPAVALPEVFLGLIPGWGGAYLLPNLIGIENALKVVIENPLKQNRMLKADDVKELGIADALFPSVNFLEDSIRWADGVVSGRINVKRPNEPGKIERLVKWDAAISIATKMLKSRIGSVPKSPYSALELMKAAKSGTKAEAFAREDEMLAELVAGDQLQASVYAFNLVQKRAKRPAGAPDKAVAKQVTKVGVLGAGYMASQLALLFVRRLRVPVVITDIDRERVDKGVAYISDEIDALLSKGRISPDEANRLKALVTGTTDKSDFADCDWVIEAVFEELEIKQNVFAEVEQFISAEAVLATNTSSLSVEQIGAKLAHPERLVGFHFFTPVAVMPLIEVVKTPHTDEATLSTAMVTAKNLRKNAVITADTPGFVVNRVLAVLLGEAMRAVDAGTSFATVDEAIAPLGLPMAPSALLDLVGLKVGAHVLDTHHAAFPERFYRSENLHKLADYGKLLDKDDKGRVKGFHKGAMKLVAGGNHPKSADEILVTLQDGLAREVHLMLESGVVAAPEDIDLCMVLGAGFPFQMGGLTPYLDRVGASERVFGDTFHHPVIRGVGA, from the coding sequence ATGACCGACTACACGACGATCGATTTCGGTTCCCTGCTTTCACTCGCCGACGACGAGGTCGTCACGCACTCGTACGTGCGCGACGTCCCCATCTCCGACGGCAAGACGCTCGCCCTGGTCACCCTCGACAACGGCCGCGACCACACCCGGCCCAACACGCTCGGGCCGGTCACGCTGCTCGAGTACGCGAAGACGCTCGATGCGCTCAAGGAGCGCGCGGTGGCCGGCGAGATCCACGCGGTGGCGATTACGGGCAAGCCGTTCATCCTCGCAGCGGGCGCCGACCTGTCGAAGGTCGCCGAGGTGCCCGATAGAGACACCGCGCGCAAATTCGGCCAGCTCGGTCATCACGCGCTCGGCAAGGCATCCGAGCTCGGCGTACCGTCGTTCGTGTTCATCAACGGGCTCGCGCTCGGCGGAGGCCTTGAGATCGCGCTCAACGCCGACTACCGCACGGTGGATGCCTCGGTGCCGGCCGTCGCGCTCCCCGAGGTCTTCCTCGGACTCATCCCGGGCTGGGGCGGCGCCTACCTGCTGCCGAACCTCATCGGCATCGAGAACGCGCTCAAGGTCGTCATCGAGAACCCGTTGAAGCAGAACCGCATGTTGAAGGCCGACGACGTGAAGGAGCTCGGCATCGCCGACGCGCTCTTCCCGTCGGTCAACTTCCTCGAGGACTCGATCAGGTGGGCCGACGGTGTCGTCTCCGGCCGCATCAACGTGAAGCGGCCGAACGAGCCTGGCAAGATCGAGCGCCTCGTCAAGTGGGATGCTGCGATCAGCATTGCGACGAAGATGCTGAAGAGCCGCATCGGCTCGGTTCCCAAGTCGCCGTATTCCGCGCTCGAGCTCATGAAGGCTGCGAAGAGCGGCACGAAGGCCGAGGCCTTCGCTCGCGAAGACGAGATGCTGGCCGAGCTCGTGGCCGGCGACCAGCTGCAGGCGTCCGTGTACGCCTTCAACCTCGTGCAGAAGCGAGCGAAGCGGCCCGCCGGCGCCCCCGACAAGGCCGTCGCCAAGCAGGTCACCAAGGTCGGCGTGCTCGGCGCCGGATACATGGCGAGCCAGCTCGCGCTGCTCTTCGTGCGCCGCCTGCGAGTGCCGGTCGTCATCACCGACATCGACCGAGAGCGCGTCGACAAGGGCGTCGCCTACATCTCCGACGAGATCGACGCGCTCCTCTCGAAGGGCCGCATCTCCCCCGACGAGGCGAACCGCCTGAAGGCGCTCGTCACCGGTACCACCGACAAGTCCGACTTCGCCGACTGTGACTGGGTCATCGAGGCGGTCTTCGAAGAGCTCGAGATCAAGCAGAACGTCTTCGCCGAGGTCGAGCAGTTCATCTCGGCCGAGGCGGTGCTGGCCACCAACACCTCGTCGCTGTCGGTCGAGCAGATCGGTGCCAAGCTCGCCCATCCCGAGCGTCTCGTGGGCTTCCACTTCTTCACCCCGGTCGCGGTCATGCCCCTCATCGAGGTCGTGAAGACGCCGCACACCGACGAGGCGACGCTCTCGACCGCCATGGTCACGGCGAAGAACCTGCGGAAGAACGCGGTCATCACCGCCGACACCCCTGGTTTCGTCGTCAACCGCGTGCTCGCGGTGCTGCTCGGCGAGGCGATGCGCGCCGTCGACGCGGGCACTTCGTTCGCCACCGTCGACGAGGCCATCGCCCCGCTCGGCCTGCCGATGGCGCCGTCGGCGCTGCTCGATCTCGTCGGGCTGAAGGTCGGCGCGCACGTGCTCGACACCCACCACGCCGCGTTCCCCGAGCGGTTCTACCGCAGTGAGAACCTGCACAAGCTCGCCGACTACGGGAAGCTGCTCGACAAGGACGACAAGGGCCGGGTCAAGGGCTTCCACAAGGGCGCGATGAAGCTCGTCGCCGGCGGAAATCACCCGAAGTCGGCCGACGAGATCCTCGTCACCCTGCAAGACGGGCTCGCCCGCGAGGTGCACCTGATGTTGGAGAGCGGCGTCGTCGCGGCTCCCGAGGACATCGACCTCTGCATGGTGCTCGGTGCGGGCTTCCCGTTCCAGATGGGTGGCCTCACGCCCTACCTCGATCGGGTGGGCGCGTCTGAGCGCGTCTTCGGCGACACGTTCCACCACCCCGTCATCCGGGGCGTCGGCGCGTAG
- the dxs gene encoding 1-deoxy-D-xylulose-5-phosphate synthase produces the protein MTLLETISGPRDLDALSPEQLVQLAGEVREYLVGSVSQTGGHLGPNLGVVELTIAIHRVFDSPRDAIVFDTGHQSYVHKLLTGRRDLSTLRKTGGLAGYPQRSESEHDIVESSHASSSLSWADGISKAFEMTGQYDRHVVAVVGDGALTGGMTWEALNNISDDNTRKLIVIVNDNGRSYAPTIGGMARFLNTVRTKQTYRNLHLSSRRAFDRLGEPARAFYRGVRGGLHGFLSRFTGNEALYSNLDIKYIGPIDGHDESAMESALRQAKDYGAPVIVHAITDKGRGYEPALRDAADQFHAVGQIDPETGESLETASAPSWTSVFADELVRLAETHPRLVGITAAMLRPTGLHRMAERFPSRVFDVGIAEQHAATSAAGLAFGGLHPVVAVYATFINRAFDQVLMDVALHKAGVTFVLDRAGVTGPDGPSHHGVWDLSILQVVPGIRIAAPRDSVRLAEELAEAVVVDDAPTVLRFPKGTVGVDYPALRRTDDGVDVLAESERKDVLLVAVGPMAGIALDVAERLEAQGIGAAVVDPRWVVPVPRTVIELAGEYRILVSLEDGIRVGGIGTRIRQDLREAGVDTAVTEIGLPDEFLEHGSRGDILERTGLTPQHIARDVTAMVLGSKLPHARPASADTGSNSVVAGSDR, from the coding sequence ATGACCTTGCTCGAGACGATTTCGGGACCGCGTGATCTCGATGCGCTGAGTCCTGAGCAACTCGTGCAGCTGGCAGGCGAGGTGCGGGAGTACCTCGTCGGGTCGGTGTCGCAGACCGGCGGACACCTCGGCCCCAACCTGGGTGTGGTCGAACTCACGATCGCGATCCACCGGGTGTTCGACTCACCGCGCGATGCCATCGTCTTCGACACCGGGCACCAGTCCTACGTGCACAAACTCCTCACCGGGCGCAGAGACCTGTCCACCCTCCGAAAGACCGGCGGACTCGCGGGCTACCCGCAGCGTTCAGAATCCGAGCATGACATCGTCGAGAGCTCGCACGCGTCCAGTTCGCTGTCGTGGGCCGACGGCATCTCCAAGGCGTTCGAGATGACGGGCCAGTATGACCGGCACGTGGTCGCCGTCGTGGGCGATGGCGCGCTCACGGGTGGCATGACGTGGGAGGCCCTCAACAACATCTCCGATGACAACACGCGCAAGCTCATCGTCATCGTGAACGACAACGGCCGTTCCTATGCACCGACGATCGGCGGCATGGCGCGGTTCCTGAACACCGTCCGCACGAAGCAGACCTATCGCAACCTGCACCTCTCGAGCCGGCGCGCCTTCGACCGCCTCGGCGAGCCGGCCCGGGCGTTCTACCGCGGTGTTCGGGGTGGCCTGCACGGCTTCCTCAGTCGCTTCACCGGCAACGAGGCGCTCTACTCGAACCTCGACATCAAGTACATCGGCCCGATCGACGGCCACGACGAGAGCGCGATGGAATCCGCGCTTCGTCAGGCGAAGGACTACGGCGCTCCGGTCATCGTGCACGCAATCACCGACAAGGGCCGTGGCTACGAGCCCGCGCTCCGTGACGCAGCCGACCAGTTCCATGCGGTCGGCCAGATCGATCCCGAGACGGGGGAGTCCCTCGAGACGGCGTCGGCGCCCTCATGGACGAGTGTCTTCGCCGACGAGCTCGTGCGGCTCGCCGAGACGCATCCGCGCCTGGTGGGCATCACGGCCGCGATGCTGCGGCCGACCGGCCTGCACCGCATGGCCGAGCGGTTCCCGAGCCGGGTCTTCGACGTCGGCATCGCCGAGCAGCACGCCGCGACCTCCGCCGCGGGCCTCGCATTCGGCGGCCTGCATCCCGTCGTCGCCGTCTACGCCACGTTCATCAATCGCGCCTTCGACCAGGTCCTCATGGATGTCGCACTGCACAAGGCGGGCGTCACGTTCGTGCTCGACCGGGCGGGTGTCACCGGCCCCGACGGCCCGAGCCACCACGGCGTCTGGGACCTCTCGATCCTGCAGGTGGTGCCCGGCATCCGCATCGCCGCTCCTCGTGACTCGGTGCGACTCGCCGAGGAGCTCGCCGAAGCGGTCGTCGTCGACGATGCCCCGACGGTGTTGCGATTCCCCAAGGGCACTGTCGGGGTCGACTACCCCGCGCTGCGGCGCACCGACGACGGCGTCGACGTGCTCGCCGAATCCGAACGCAAAGACGTGCTGCTCGTCGCCGTCGGGCCGATGGCCGGCATTGCACTCGACGTCGCCGAGCGCCTCGAGGCGCAGGGCATCGGGGCGGCGGTCGTCGACCCTCGCTGGGTCGTTCCGGTGCCGCGCACCGTCATCGAGCTCGCGGGCGAATACCGCATCCTGGTGAGCCTCGAAGACGGCATCCGTGTCGGCGGCATCGGCACTCGCATCCGGCAAGACCTCCGCGAGGCGGGCGTCGACACGGCCGTCACCGAGATCGGCCTGCCCGACGAGTTCCTCGAGCACGGCTCACGGGGCGACATCCTCGAACGCACCGGATTGACCCCGCAGCACATCGCGCGCGACGTCACCGCCATGGTGCTGGGCTCGAAGCTCCCGCACGCGCGCCCGGCCTCAGCCGACACGGGCTCGAACTCGGTCGTCGCCGGTTCCGACCGCTGA